The Flavobacterium piscisymbiosum genome includes a region encoding these proteins:
- the msrA gene encoding peptide-methionine (S)-S-oxide reductase MsrA, giving the protein MKNLSLATFGGGCFWCIEAVIQRLNGIESLKSGFSGGFIKNPPYREVCTERTGHAEVIQVTFDPDIISYRDLIFIFMTSHDPTTLNRQGADVGTRYRSIVLYHDEEQKAIAEEVFKEAKEFYNNPIVTELVPFEVFYEAEEDHQNYYNNNQDARYCQIVIDPKVQKLKKMYAHKLVD; this is encoded by the coding sequence ATGAAAAATTTATCATTAGCCACTTTTGGCGGCGGATGTTTTTGGTGTATTGAAGCTGTAATTCAGCGTTTAAACGGAATAGAATCATTAAAATCAGGATTTTCGGGAGGTTTTATCAAGAATCCCCCTTATAGGGAAGTTTGTACCGAAAGAACCGGTCACGCCGAAGTGATACAAGTAACATTTGATCCTGACATAATTTCATATCGTGATTTAATCTTTATATTTATGACGAGTCACGATCCAACAACCTTAAATCGTCAGGGCGCTGATGTTGGGACGCGATATCGTTCTATTGTTTTATATCATGATGAAGAACAAAAAGCAATTGCAGAAGAAGTTTTTAAAGAAGCAAAAGAATTCTATAATAATCCAATTGTTACGGAATTAGTGCCTTTCGAGGTATTTTACGAAGCCGAAGAAGACCATCAAAATTATTACAACAATAATCAGGATGCGCGTTATTGCCAAATCGTAATTGATCCGAAAGTGCAAAAGTTGAAAAAAATGTACGCTCATAAATTAGTTGACTAA
- a CDS encoding protein adenylyltransferase SelO, which produces MKNLKINNRFTAELPADPNETNEIRQVSNAVFSYVNPTKPSNPKLIHASKEVAELVGIAEDEIQSEMFLNAFSGKEILAETRPYAMCYAGHQFGNWAGQLGDGRAINLTEVEHNNEFFTLQLKGAGKTPYSRTADGLAVLRSSVREYLCAEAMYHLGIPTTRSLSLMLSGDEVLRDILYNGNPAYEKGAIVCRVAPSFIRFGSFEMLTARNELKNLKQFVEYNIKHYFPEIKGEPKQQYLQFFQTVADKTREMILHWQRVGFVHGVMNTDNMSIHGITIDYGPYGWLENYDPNWTPNTTDSQNRRYRFGNQPQIAQWNLYQLANALYPLINEAEPLEKILESFINEYDSECKTMFLNKLGIFTSTETDSKLITALETVLQLSETDMTIFFRNLSQILKSDSPEKAIEKIKDSFYKPEEISGEILEAWTKWFTVYIERLNTEEVSHENRSEKMNAINPKYVLRNYMSQLAIDAADQGDYSLIDELYQLLQKPYDEQPEYEKWFAKRPDWARSKVGCSMLSCSS; this is translated from the coding sequence ATGAAAAATTTAAAAATAAATAATCGATTTACTGCTGAATTACCTGCAGATCCTAACGAAACAAATGAAATTCGTCAGGTTTCTAATGCCGTTTTCTCTTATGTAAATCCTACAAAACCTTCGAATCCTAAACTTATTCACGCATCAAAAGAAGTGGCTGAATTGGTCGGTATTGCTGAAGACGAAATTCAATCTGAAATGTTTTTGAATGCCTTTTCTGGAAAAGAAATTCTTGCTGAAACCCGTCCGTATGCTATGTGTTATGCGGGACATCAGTTCGGGAATTGGGCCGGACAATTGGGCGACGGCCGTGCTATCAACTTAACCGAAGTAGAACATAATAATGAGTTTTTTACACTTCAGTTAAAAGGAGCCGGAAAAACTCCATATTCCAGAACTGCAGACGGTTTGGCTGTTTTGCGTTCTTCTGTAAGAGAATATTTATGTGCCGAAGCCATGTATCATTTAGGTATTCCCACTACCCGATCGCTTTCGCTAATGTTATCCGGAGATGAAGTTTTAAGAGATATATTATACAACGGAAATCCAGCTTACGAAAAAGGAGCAATTGTTTGTCGTGTAGCGCCATCGTTTATTCGTTTTGGAAGTTTCGAAATGCTGACAGCCCGAAACGAACTCAAGAACTTAAAACAATTTGTGGAATATAATATCAAACATTATTTTCCTGAAATTAAAGGAGAACCAAAACAGCAATATTTGCAATTTTTTCAAACGGTTGCAGATAAAACTCGTGAAATGATTTTACATTGGCAACGTGTAGGTTTTGTACACGGCGTGATGAATACAGATAATATGTCGATTCACGGAATCACGATCGATTACGGTCCGTATGGCTGGTTAGAAAATTACGATCCTAATTGGACACCTAACACAACTGACAGTCAAAACAGAAGGTATCGTTTTGGCAATCAGCCGCAAATTGCACAATGGAATTTATATCAATTAGCAAATGCGCTGTATCCTTTAATTAATGAAGCAGAACCTTTAGAAAAAATATTAGAATCGTTTATCAATGAGTATGATTCAGAATGTAAAACAATGTTTTTGAATAAATTAGGAATATTTACTTCAACTGAAACTGATAGCAAATTGATTACTGCTTTAGAAACTGTTTTACAATTATCCGAAACTGATATGACCATCTTTTTTAGAAACTTGAGTCAAATTTTAAAATCAGATTCTCCGGAAAAAGCAATTGAAAAAATAAAAGATTCTTTCTACAAACCTGAAGAAATTTCAGGAGAAATTTTAGAAGCCTGGACAAAATGGTTTACGGTTTATATCGAAAGATTAAATACCGAAGAAGTATCACATGAAAATCGTTCAGAAAAAATGAATGCGATAAATCCTAAATACGTGCTTCGAAATTATATGTCGCAATTAGCAATTGATGCCGCAGATCAGGGAGATTATTCTTTGATTGACGAATTGTATCAGTTATTGCAAAAACCGTATGATGAACAGCCGGAATACGAAAAATGGTTCGCCAAAAGACCTGATTGGGCACGATCTAAAGTAGGTTGTTCTATGCTTTCTTGTAGTTCTTAA
- a CDS encoding YpdA family putative bacillithiol disulfide reductase has product MVEQYDLIIVGGGPIGLACAIEAQKKQLRYLIIEKGAIVNSIFNYPLYMTFFSTAERLEIGDIPFNCLAPKPGRQEALEYYRNIHRYFNFSIHLFEKVTQVEKLENKSFKITTDKSLYEAKNVVIATGFYDIPIEMNLKGEELPKVRHYYKEAHEYAFRNVLVVGANNSSVDAALECWRKGANVTMVIRKNEINNRVKYWVKPDIENRIAEGSIKAYFESNITEIKENEVEIETPNGKVTIENDFVLALTGYKPDLSFLEKMGIQLSDDELKTPNYNPETMETNVEGLFLAGVVCGGMQTHKWFIENSRIHANMIMDYITSK; this is encoded by the coding sequence ATGGTAGAACAATATGATTTGATCATCGTTGGCGGCGGCCCAATAGGACTTGCTTGTGCGATCGAAGCTCAAAAGAAACAATTACGTTATTTAATTATTGAAAAAGGGGCGATTGTAAATAGTATTTTCAATTATCCATTGTATATGACTTTTTTCTCGACAGCAGAAAGGCTGGAAATTGGTGATATTCCGTTTAATTGCCTGGCTCCAAAACCAGGTCGTCAGGAAGCTTTAGAATATTATCGAAATATTCATCGTTATTTTAATTTTTCAATTCATTTGTTTGAAAAAGTTACTCAGGTTGAAAAATTAGAAAATAAATCTTTTAAGATTACAACCGATAAATCTTTGTACGAAGCTAAAAACGTAGTAATTGCAACTGGTTTTTATGACATTCCGATTGAAATGAACCTAAAAGGCGAAGAATTGCCTAAAGTGCGTCATTATTACAAAGAAGCGCACGAATATGCTTTTAGAAATGTTTTAGTAGTTGGCGCGAATAATTCGTCTGTTGATGCCGCTTTAGAATGTTGGAGAAAAGGAGCAAATGTCACTATGGTGATTCGTAAAAATGAAATTAACAACCGGGTAAAATATTGGGTAAAACCTGATATCGAAAACCGAATCGCCGAAGGAAGTATCAAAGCATATTTTGAATCGAATATTACTGAAATTAAAGAAAATGAAGTAGAAATCGAAACTCCAAACGGAAAAGTTACGATAGAAAATGATTTTGTTCTGGCATTAACAGGCTACAAACCAGATTTAAGTTTTCTGGAAAAAATGGGAATTCAATTATCTGATGATGAACTAAAAACTCCAAACTATAATCCTGAAACAATGGAAACCAATGTCGAAGGTCTATTCTTAGCCGGTGTAGTTTGTGGTGGAATGCAAACCCATAAATGGTTTATAGAAAACTCACGTATTCATGCCAATATGATTATGGATTATATTACTTCTAAATAA
- a CDS encoding CYTH domain-containing protein, whose amino-acid sequence MVEIERKFLVKSDDFKEQAFTQNNIAQGYLSSIPERTVRVRIKGNKGFITIKGIGQHGGMSRFEWENEIPIDEAQELLKLCERGKIEKTRFEVKSGKHIFEIDEFYGENEGLVMAEIELESETESFEKPDWLGEEVTNDKRYYNAYLSKNPFKSWEKQ is encoded by the coding sequence ATGGTCGAAATAGAAAGAAAGTTTCTTGTAAAATCAGATGATTTTAAAGAACAGGCTTTTACGCAGAATAACATCGCTCAGGGATATTTGAGTTCAATTCCTGAAAGAACTGTTCGCGTTAGAATAAAAGGAAATAAAGGCTTTATTACGATAAAAGGAATTGGTCAGCACGGAGGAATGTCTCGTTTTGAATGGGAAAATGAAATTCCGATTGATGAAGCGCAAGAGTTACTAAAATTATGCGAAAGAGGTAAAATAGAGAAAACTCGCTTTGAAGTAAAATCCGGAAAACACATTTTTGAAATAGATGAATTTTACGGAGAAAACGAAGGTTTAGTAATGGCCGAAATAGAGTTAGAATCTGAAACAGAATCATTTGAAAAACCTGATTGGCTAGGAGAAGAAGTAACAAATGACAAAAGATACTACAACGCTTATTTGAGTAAAAATCCTTTTAAGAGCTGGGAAAAGCAATAA
- a CDS encoding OmpA family protein, producing MSKKALYLLGIAITVILGTFLYVKFCCNCTIKTPATDTEKVSVVVAEETIFVPFILNGSGIDYHSNDNIKFLKNSFAVVLPVSDSVAIGIENLKTFLIANPKQKITITGYATSDETNTTTFENLGLARANDIKKYFVSKGLSDSQFDTKGEIVDTWKTSKDTLLGPAEYKFETPEPAPAVTDEWVILKDKINGDPLILHFSTNRSSNQLSNAEKQKVADLVKYMEHVKDAVILAVGHSDNVGNRDSNVLLGQKRAEFSKNYLSKKGIDGSRITTNSKGPDEPIGENTTAEGKANNRRTVITIK from the coding sequence ATGTCTAAAAAAGCACTTTATCTATTAGGCATTGCAATAACAGTTATTTTGGGTACTTTTTTGTATGTAAAATTCTGTTGCAATTGTACTATTAAAACACCAGCGACAGATACTGAAAAAGTATCGGTAGTTGTGGCTGAGGAGACTATTTTTGTCCCTTTTATTCTAAATGGTTCCGGAATTGATTATCACAGTAATGATAATATCAAGTTCCTTAAAAACAGTTTTGCAGTCGTCCTGCCTGTTAGTGATTCTGTAGCAATTGGAATTGAAAATCTTAAAACATTTTTGATTGCAAACCCTAAACAAAAAATAACAATAACGGGTTATGCTACTTCTGATGAAACAAATACTACGACTTTTGAAAATCTTGGTCTTGCCAGGGCAAATGATATCAAAAAATATTTTGTTTCAAAAGGATTATCTGATTCTCAGTTTGATACAAAAGGAGAAATAGTAGATACGTGGAAAACAAGCAAGGATACGCTTTTAGGACCTGCCGAATATAAATTTGAAACTCCTGAACCTGCTCCTGCTGTTACTGACGAATGGGTAATTTTGAAAGATAAAATTAATGGTGATCCGCTAATTCTGCATTTTAGCACCAATAGATCCAGTAACCAATTATCTAATGCTGAAAAACAAAAAGTGGCTGATCTGGTAAAATATATGGAGCATGTTAAAGACGCGGTTATTCTGGCCGTTGGGCATAGTGATAATGTTGGAAATCGTGATTCTAATGTTCTACTGGGGCAAAAACGTGCCGAATTTTCTAAAAATTATTTATCGAAAAAAGGTATCGACGGCAGCCGCATTACAACTAACTCAAAAGGACCTGACGAGCCAATTGGTGAAAATACAACTGCAGAAGGAAAAGCAAATAACAGAAGAACTGTAATTACAATAAAATAA
- a CDS encoding o-succinylbenzoate synthase yields MKSTFQKYMLEFKRPSGTSRGIMTEKETWFIILEENGKKGFGECGILRGLSADDRDDYEEKLNWACQNIQLGETALWEALLEFPSIQFGIEMAFLSLKSENPYVLFPSDFTNNSKSIAINGLVWMGEASYMKQQIEEKLADGFNCIKLKIGAIDFDKELELLHFIRSHFSAEQIEIRVDANGAFALNEALDKLNQLNQFQLHSIEQPIKKENTKAMADLCETTPFPIALDEELIGVFSLPEKEKLLQEIKPQYIILKPSFIGGFRGTKEWIDLANKYNIGWWITSALESNIGLNAISQWTFIQNSKMPQGLGTGALYTNNIDCPLEVSQGQLWYNISKKWESFF; encoded by the coding sequence ATGAAATCAACTTTCCAAAAATACATGTTAGAGTTTAAACGTCCTTCCGGAACTTCCAGAGGCATTATGACCGAAAAAGAAACCTGGTTTATTATCCTTGAAGAGAATGGTAAAAAAGGATTTGGAGAGTGCGGAATATTACGTGGTTTAAGTGCAGATGATCGTGATGATTACGAAGAAAAACTAAACTGGGCTTGCCAGAATATTCAACTCGGCGAAACTGCCTTATGGGAAGCTTTATTAGAATTTCCGTCAATACAATTCGGGATCGAAATGGCTTTTTTATCTCTTAAAAGCGAAAATCCATATGTTTTATTTCCTTCGGATTTTACTAATAATTCTAAATCAATTGCCATAAATGGATTGGTTTGGATGGGAGAAGCTTCATACATGAAACAACAAATCGAAGAGAAATTAGCCGATGGTTTCAATTGCATCAAACTCAAAATTGGCGCTATCGATTTTGATAAAGAGCTAGAATTACTACACTTTATCCGAAGCCATTTTTCGGCAGAACAAATCGAAATTCGTGTTGATGCGAATGGCGCTTTTGCTTTAAATGAAGCTTTAGATAAACTTAATCAACTAAATCAATTTCAGCTTCATAGTATCGAGCAGCCAATTAAAAAAGAAAATACTAAAGCAATGGCTGATTTGTGTGAGACAACTCCGTTTCCTATTGCATTAGACGAGGAACTAATTGGTGTTTTTTCATTACCAGAAAAAGAAAAATTACTACAAGAAATAAAGCCTCAATACATTATCCTGAAGCCAAGTTTTATAGGCGGATTCAGAGGAACCAAAGAATGGATTGATTTAGCCAATAAATACAATATTGGTTGGTGGATTACATCAGCATTAGAAAGTAATATTGGCCTTAATGCCATTTCGCAATGGACCTTTATTCAAAACTCAAAAATGCCCCAAGGTTTAGGAACCGGTGCACTTTATACCAATAATATCGATTGTCCGCTGGAAGTTTCGCAAGGACAATTATGGTACAATATATCCAAAAAATGGGAATCATTTTTTTAA
- a CDS encoding tetratricopeptide repeat protein has product MNLKKIVLFILITVSYNTFAQKDGYWDKERATTKEIIVSARDRIVLKTEDLPVGTTEIVYRITLLDENQEMTNSLVSVLKSIPDPTGISQGSAGAVFLMSKISGDDTCSYALFTSNENAKKYISDGKTDKACYAQEEPLSKDAKRLSLDKSSCLGQNISTLWFGFHSKNWLLNQKIVLEVVPWVDSKLNRGWNQDNKNEIISLCKTSTMAQKMANSDDFCVCILEKIMKQYRYTEFQKLLPIEKNKVYKDFGNSCYKDVDISKNVYSDLRTQASTLIKLQKYNEAIQKLNTIINDGKATAIDYGSIGYCYILTKQYAKAIKFLKEGEKLDDTELLVKLNLAHVYLVSDDYSEAKAIYKKYQTQNVTDSLSWKEKTKQDFTVFEKAGLPSKDFERVLKLYN; this is encoded by the coding sequence ATGAATTTAAAGAAAATAGTTTTATTCATTTTAATTACAGTTTCCTATAACACATTCGCTCAAAAAGATGGCTATTGGGACAAAGAACGCGCTACAACAAAAGAAATTATAGTTTCAGCACGAGACCGAATTGTGCTAAAAACAGAAGATTTACCTGTTGGAACAACCGAAATCGTTTATAGAATTACATTATTAGACGAAAATCAGGAAATGACGAATAGTTTGGTTTCGGTATTAAAATCGATTCCCGATCCAACCGGAATTTCTCAGGGATCCGCCGGAGCCGTTTTTTTAATGTCTAAAATTTCTGGTGACGATACTTGTTCTTACGCACTTTTTACTTCAAACGAAAATGCAAAAAAATACATTTCTGATGGTAAAACAGATAAAGCCTGTTACGCTCAGGAAGAACCGTTAAGCAAAGATGCCAAACGATTATCGCTTGATAAATCTTCTTGTTTGGGACAAAATATAAGTACACTTTGGTTTGGTTTTCACAGTAAAAACTGGCTTTTAAACCAAAAAATTGTATTGGAAGTTGTGCCATGGGTCGATTCAAAATTAAACCGTGGTTGGAATCAGGACAACAAAAACGAAATTATTAGTCTTTGTAAAACTTCGACAATGGCGCAAAAAATGGCCAATTCGGATGATTTTTGCGTTTGTATTCTCGAAAAAATAATGAAACAATATCGTTATACCGAGTTTCAGAAATTATTGCCAATCGAGAAAAACAAAGTGTATAAAGACTTTGGAAACAGCTGTTATAAGGATGTAGATATTTCTAAAAACGTTTATAGCGATTTAAGAACACAAGCTTCGACTTTAATAAAACTACAAAAGTACAACGAAGCGATTCAAAAACTGAATACCATAATTAATGATGGAAAAGCAACCGCAATCGATTATGGTTCTATTGGTTATTGCTATATTTTGACCAAACAATATGCAAAAGCAATTAAATTCCTGAAAGAAGGTGAAAAATTAGACGATACAGAGTTGTTGGTAAAACTAAATCTGGCACACGTTTATCTGGTGAGCGACGATTATAGCGAAGCAAAAGCCATTTACAAAAAATACCAAACCCAAAACGTTACAGACAGTTTAAGCTGGAAAGAAAAAACCAAGCAGGATTTTACAGTTTTCGAAAAAGCAGGATTACCATCAAAGGACTTTGAAAGAGTTTTGAAATTATACAATTAA
- a CDS encoding S41 family peptidase, with amino-acid sequence MNLKKTVIFLFLIISFNTFAQKCSCQDNFAWLKQTFEENDAGFQFVIDKKGLKEYQNHNEIFSKKIKNIKDANDCQKALSEWLLFFRKSHLSLVVNQDQQKKEAAKPNTAANDKWEKMEIPETELKNNLAKNSLPGFEGIWVSEPYTIGVVKKDNQYVGYILDAKGTKWKQYQVKFKITENLDKTHTAIYYLGDYSSRKFDDIQFIGNNFLKIGFVSLKRVFPNIQENNPEISDYIESITTQEPFIKAISPKTVLLRIPSFNYSNKKAIDSILAANHNLITSRENLIIDLRDNGGGSDSSFENIIPYLYSNPIRNIGVQFLSTKLNNKRMEDFMADPEWSDKDKEWARKGLEKLNAHLGQFVNLEENAVEETKLDKVLTNPKNIGIIIHENNASTTEQFLLAAKQSKKVKLFGTTTEGVLDISNMYFIDSPCKDLKLGYSLSKSFRIPGMQIDDKGIQPDYYLDKTIPEYNWVRFTEQILNAN; translated from the coding sequence ATGAATTTAAAAAAAACCGTCATCTTTCTTTTTCTTATTATTTCATTTAACACATTTGCTCAAAAATGTTCTTGTCAGGATAATTTCGCATGGTTAAAACAAACTTTTGAAGAGAATGATGCTGGTTTTCAATTCGTAATTGATAAAAAAGGATTAAAAGAGTATCAAAATCATAATGAGATTTTTTCGAAAAAGATCAAAAACATTAAGGACGCAAATGATTGCCAAAAAGCCTTATCTGAATGGTTATTGTTTTTTAGAAAATCGCATTTATCTTTAGTTGTAAACCAAGATCAACAAAAAAAAGAAGCTGCAAAACCTAATACTGCAGCAAATGATAAATGGGAGAAAATGGAAATCCCTGAAACTGAATTAAAAAATAATTTAGCTAAAAATTCCCTGCCTGGCTTTGAAGGAATTTGGGTCTCTGAACCCTATACTATTGGAGTTGTAAAAAAGGACAATCAATATGTAGGTTATATTTTAGATGCTAAAGGAACAAAATGGAAACAATATCAGGTAAAATTTAAGATTACAGAAAATTTAGACAAAACACATACCGCAATCTATTATTTGGGTGATTATTCGAGTCGTAAATTTGATGACATTCAATTTATTGGAAATAATTTCCTGAAAATTGGTTTCGTTTCCTTAAAAAGAGTTTTCCCTAATATCCAGGAAAATAATCCCGAAATAAGTGATTACATCGAATCTATAACTACACAAGAACCTTTTATTAAAGCGATTTCACCCAAAACGGTTTTATTACGCATTCCGTCATTTAATTATTCGAATAAAAAAGCCATCGACAGTATTCTTGCTGCAAACCATAATTTAATTACTTCGCGCGAAAATTTAATTATAGATTTAAGAGATAACGGCGGAGGATCAGATTCAAGTTTCGAAAATATCATACCCTATTTGTATTCAAATCCAATTAGAAATATTGGAGTTCAATTCTTATCTACAAAGCTCAATAATAAGAGGATGGAAGATTTTATGGCAGATCCGGAATGGTCGGATAAGGATAAGGAATGGGCCAGAAAAGGATTAGAAAAGCTAAATGCTCACCTTGGTCAATTTGTTAATTTAGAAGAAAATGCGGTAGAAGAAACTAAACTTGATAAAGTGCTCACTAATCCAAAAAATATTGGAATAATAATACACGAAAATAATGCAAGTACTACAGAGCAATTTTTATTAGCTGCAAAACAAAGTAAAAAAGTAAAACTTTTTGGAACAACAACAGAAGGTGTTTTGGACATTTCGAATATGTATTTTATCGATTCTCCTTGCAAAGACTTAAAGTTAGGCTATTCATTATCAAAAAGTTTTAGAATTCCGGGCATGCAAATTGATGACAAAGGAATTCAGCCGGATTACTATCTTGACAAAACTATTCCTGAATATAATTGGGTTAGATTTACAGAACAAATATTAAACGCGAATTAA
- a CDS encoding DUF2199 domain-containing protein gives MNDTIKFICECCGKEHESWPAITYNAPSSYSNLSSDEKEEIAVIDQDFCVIKYADDHIDRFVRVVLIQKVNDHCEDLEYGFWVSLSETSFKDYLENFDNENHETQYFGWLSNYIPQYQFSNSIPTTVVTKSGNDRPEIFPHKDFDHPFVKDFYNGITKEEAEKRIREIL, from the coding sequence ATGAACGACACAATTAAATTCATTTGCGAATGTTGCGGCAAAGAGCACGAAAGCTGGCCTGCAATAACTTATAATGCACCCAGTAGTTATAGTAATCTTTCATCAGATGAAAAAGAAGAAATAGCGGTTATTGACCAGGATTTTTGCGTGATTAAATATGCTGACGATCATATTGACCGATTCGTTAGAGTAGTACTTATTCAAAAAGTAAACGATCATTGCGAAGATCTCGAATATGGTTTCTGGGTTTCATTAAGCGAAACAAGTTTCAAGGATTATCTCGAAAACTTCGATAATGAAAACCATGAAACACAATATTTTGGATGGCTTTCCAATTATATTCCTCAATATCAATTTTCAAATAGTATTCCAACAACCGTTGTGACTAAAAGCGGAAACGACAGACCGGAAATTTTTCCTCATAAAGATTTCGACCATCCTTTTGTAAAAGATTTTTATAACGGAATCACAAAAGAAGAAGCCGAAAAAAGGATTCGGGAAATACTATAA
- a CDS encoding metal-dependent hydrolase, translated as MKITFYGHASLAIEVGGKHILVDPFITGNPKAATIDINTLQADYILLTHAHGDHILDAETIAKRTNATIVSNAEIASYYAQRELKAHPMNHGGSWKFDFGKVKYVNAIHSSSFPDGSYGGNPGGFVIEGEHKNIYIAGDTALTYDMKLIPLRTELDLVILPIGNNFTMDVEDAIIASDFVECDKILGYHFDTFGYIEIDHEDAIRKFFDKGKDLMLLEIGESIEL; from the coding sequence ATGAAAATCACATTTTACGGACACGCATCATTAGCCATCGAAGTGGGAGGAAAACACATTCTTGTTGATCCTTTTATTACAGGAAATCCAAAAGCTGCGACAATAGACATAAATACATTACAAGCAGATTATATTTTGCTTACACACGCACACGGAGATCATATTCTTGATGCCGAAACTATTGCAAAACGCACCAATGCAACCATAGTTTCTAATGCTGAAATTGCAAGTTATTACGCTCAAAGAGAATTAAAAGCACACCCGATGAATCACGGCGGAAGCTGGAAATTCGATTTCGGAAAAGTGAAATATGTAAACGCAATTCACTCAAGTTCTTTTCCTGACGGAAGTTACGGAGGAAATCCTGGTGGTTTTGTGATCGAAGGCGAACATAAAAACATCTACATTGCCGGAGATACAGCACTTACATACGACATGAAATTGATTCCGTTAAGAACCGAGCTTGATCTTGTAATTCTTCCAATCGGTAACAATTTCACGATGGATGTAGAAGATGCTATTATTGCTTCAGATTTTGTAGAATGCGATAAAATCCTTGGATATCACTTTGATACATTTGGTTATATCGAAATCGATCATGAAGATGCTATTCGTAAATTTTTCGATAAAGGAAAAGATTTAATGCTTCTCGAAATCGGAGAATCAATCGAACTTTAA
- the menA gene encoding 1,4-dihydroxy-2-naphthoate octaprenyltransferase — protein sequence MKHWIEAARLRTLPLSVSGIIVGSIYALSNPTSTIDTPTEVFSWKIFGFALLTTLGLQVLSNFANDYGDGVKGTDNEDRIGPKRAIQSGVITPQAMKKAITITAGLTLLSAIILIYFAFGETNFGYSIFFLLLGIAAIVSAIRYTVGNSAYGYKGFGDLFVFIFFGLVSTLGVNFLYSKEIDPLLILPAVAIGLLSVGVLNLNNMRDEESDRKSGKNTIVVKMGGAKAKVYHFTLIITAMIAVVLFAVLSNYNFDQYLFLLAYIPLTKHLITVYKNQNPKLLDPELKTLALSTFLLSILLTVCMISLISDIIVNLFLGGR from the coding sequence ATGAAACATTGGATTGAAGCCGCACGATTGCGCACATTGCCTTTATCAGTTTCCGGAATTATAGTTGGAAGTATCTACGCGCTTTCAAACCCAACATCGACAATCGATACACCAACAGAAGTATTCAGTTGGAAAATTTTTGGTTTTGCACTCTTAACGACATTAGGTTTACAGGTTTTATCCAATTTTGCAAATGATTACGGAGATGGAGTAAAAGGTACAGATAATGAAGACAGAATAGGGCCAAAGCGTGCTATTCAGAGCGGAGTGATCACGCCACAAGCCATGAAAAAGGCGATAACTATTACAGCTGGATTGACTTTATTATCGGCTATTATCTTAATTTATTTTGCATTTGGAGAAACGAATTTCGGATATTCGATCTTCTTCTTATTGTTAGGTATTGCTGCAATTGTATCTGCGATTCGTTATACTGTTGGTAATTCGGCTTACGGATATAAAGGTTTTGGAGACCTTTTTGTTTTCATATTCTTTGGTTTAGTCAGTACTTTAGGCGTTAACTTTTTATATTCTAAAGAAATCGATCCGCTTCTAATTCTTCCTGCCGTAGCCATTGGTTTATTGAGCGTAGGGGTTTTAAACCTTAATAATATGCGCGACGAAGAATCAGATCGTAAATCAGGAAAAAACACAATCGTTGTTAAAATGGGCGGAGCAAAAGCTAAAGTGTATCATTTTACACTTATAATTACTGCTATGATTGCAGTAGTTCTTTTTGCTGTTTTAAGCAATTATAACTTCGATCAGTATTTGTTTTTATTGGCTTATATACCTTTAACCAAACATTTAATTACCGTTTATAAAAACCAAAACCCTAAGCTTTTAGATCCGGAATTAAAGACACTTGCATTAAGTACATTTTTGCTTTCGATCTTGCTTACAGTATGTATGATTTCGTTGATTTCAGACATTATTGTCAACCTTTTCCTGGGTGGAAGATAA